One Etheostoma cragini isolate CJK2018 chromosome 6, CSU_Ecrag_1.0, whole genome shotgun sequence DNA window includes the following coding sequences:
- the rnf41l gene encoding RING finger protein 151 → MGYDLERFVGYVNEGLLCCVCRDVLERPLQAPCEHAYCSACISSWLVHHHSCPEDRLPLDLGSLKPLYRYMRNDLNRLQVRCVNAGQGCEVVCSLESLHTHEDECEFAFISCSNTGCPMQVERRGLEAHLSECNFRNRKCPNGCGHTLLSIDQSQHNCVAELRTEVEMLRAEMLCKVEEVKREMESRLDSQRRHMVQKESQLKNDMEELKDQLSSVVCDMRALLGAERLRRQELAEAELEKREMLEFLRDLQSTRSQHPVEQASSDRHQGAQQQTSGWEPTRHQQREESLHASRLSLHSAKAINISGPPLSPQLGEGMRKGGTRSLTIDCIKRKSREVTVI, encoded by the exons ATGGGCTATGATCTGGAGAGGTTTGTGGGCTATGTGAATGAGGGtcttctgtgctgtgtgtgtcgAGACGTGTTAGAGCGCCCCCTCCAGGCGCCCTGCGAACATGCTTACTGCAGCGCTTGCATCAGCAGCTGGCTGGTCCATCATCACTCCTGTCCCGAGGACAGACTCCCACTGGACTTGGGCAGTCTCAAACCACTGTACAG GTACATGCGTAATGACCTGAACCGCCTGCAGGTACGTTGTGTGAATGCAGGGCAGGGTTGTGAGGTGGTCTGCTCCCTGGAGAGCCTGCACACACATGAGGATGAGTGTGAGTTTGCCTTCATTTCCTGCTCTAACACAG GTTGTCCAATGCAGGTAGAGAGGCGGGGTTTGGAGGCTCATCTGTCGGAATGTAACTTCCGCAACAGGAAGTGTCCCAACGGCTGTGGCCACACCCTTCTCTCCATCGACCAATCACAGCATAACTGTGTAGCAGAGCTGCGCACAGAAGTGGAGATGCTCAG GGCAGAAATGCTGTGTAAGGTGGAGGAGGTGAAACGAGAGATGGAGTCTCGGTTGGATTCGCAGAGGAGACACATGGTGCAGAAAGAGTCGCAGCTGAAGAACGACATGGAGGAGCTCAAG GATCAGTTGTCCAGTGTGGTGTGTGACATGCGAGCCCTGTTAGGAGCAGAGCGTCTGAGAAGACAGGAGCTGGCAGAAGCAGAGCTGGAGAAGAGGGAAATGTTGGAGTTCCTCAGAGATCTGCAGTCAACCAGGAGTCAGCATCCTGTGGAACAGGCATCCAGTGACAGGCATCAGGGAGCCCAGCAGCAGACATCTGGATGGGAGCCGACAAGACACCAGCAGAGGGAGGAATCTTTACACGCCTCCAGACTGTCACTACATTCAGCTAAGGCCATAAATATATCAGGACCACCTCTATCACCTCAGCTGGGGGAGGGGATGCGCAAGGGTGGTACCAGGAGCCTGACTATAGACTGCATCAAGAGGAAGAGCCGGGAGGTGACTGTCATCTGA